From Triticum aestivum cultivar Chinese Spring chromosome 4A, IWGSC CS RefSeq v2.1, whole genome shotgun sequence, a single genomic window includes:
- the LOC123084871 gene encoding histone H2B.1-like, whose amino-acid sequence MAPKAEKKPAAKKPAEEEPAAEKAEKTPAGKKPKAEKRLPAGKKTASKEGGGEKRGRKKGKKSVETYKIYIFKVLKQVHPDIGISSKAMSIMNSFINDIFEKLAGEAAKLARYNKKPTITSREIQTSVRLVLPGELAKHAVSEGTKAVTKFTSS is encoded by the coding sequence ATGGCCCCCAAGGCGGAGAAGAAGCCGGCGGCGAAGAAGCCCGCGGAGGAGGAGCCCGCGGCGGAGAAGGCCGAGAAGACCCctgccgggaagaagcccaaggccgAGAAGCGGCTGCCGGCGGGCAAGAAGACCGCCTCCAAGGAGGGCGGCGGCGAGAAGAGGGGccggaagaagggcaagaagagcgtggagacctacaagatctacatcttcaaggtgctgaagcaggtgcacCCCGACATCGGCATCTCCTCCAAGGCCATGTCcatcatgaactccttcatcaacgaCATCTTCGAGAAGCTCGCCGGCGAGGCCGCCAAGCTCGCCCGCTACAACAAGAAGCCCACCATCACCTCCCGGGAGATCCAGACCTCCGTCCGCCTCGTCCTCCCTGGGGAGCTCGCCAAGCACGCCGTCTCCGAGGGCACCAAGGCAgtcaccaagttcacctcctcTTAG